A section of the Paenibacillus segetis genome encodes:
- the veg gene encoding biofilm formation stimulator Veg, with translation MAKNALSDIKHSLDAHVGQKIMLRANGGRRKTVERTGVLEETYPSVFIVKLDEEQQTFKRVSYSYADILTESVEVMICNDNNELRISYIKP, from the coding sequence ATGGCTAAAAATGCGCTGTCGGATATTAAGCATAGTCTCGACGCTCACGTAGGACAGAAAATTATGCTCCGGGCAAACGGAGGTCGCCGAAAGACCGTCGAACGCACTGGTGTATTGGAAGAGACTTATCCTTCTGTCTTTATTGTGAAGTTGGATGAAGAACAACAGACCTTTAAGCGTGTGTCATACAGTTATGCCGATATACTTACCGAATCCGTTGAAGTCATGATTTGTAACGACAACAACGAGCTTAGGATTTCGTATATTAAACCATGA
- the yabG gene encoding sporulation peptidase YabG, protein MTNLGDLVVRKSYGGDVTFRIEKIERSVAIIKGTEFRLLADAPLTDLIKVDPDSPNERANTANIRATKSLEWLHRERVEQAERNRAVLNHEWNPQSSSQPEPSYFEVPGKVLHLDGDERYLKKSLDLYERLRVPAHGYFVNESAMAGALQRLLPTIRPEIVVLTGHDGVLKNRPNGNLYHLSSYKNSSHFVDAVGVAREYERNFDTLTIVAGACQSHFEALLQAGANFASSPGRVLIHALDPVYIAAKASFTPIRDTIHIKDVLNNTISGTQGVGGIETRGSYRIGLPKPMDLATLKVVPSM, encoded by the coding sequence TTGACGAATTTGGGAGACTTGGTCGTTCGCAAATCTTACGGAGGAGATGTAACCTTCCGAATCGAGAAGATTGAGCGGAGCGTGGCCATAATCAAGGGAACGGAATTTCGGTTGCTGGCTGACGCACCTTTGACTGATTTAATCAAAGTGGATCCGGATTCTCCGAATGAACGAGCGAATACAGCAAATATCAGAGCTACGAAATCATTGGAGTGGTTACACCGAGAACGAGTTGAGCAGGCGGAGCGTAATCGGGCCGTGTTAAATCATGAGTGGAATCCGCAGAGCAGTTCGCAACCTGAACCGTCATATTTTGAAGTGCCAGGAAAGGTGCTTCATCTAGATGGTGACGAGAGATACTTGAAGAAAAGTCTCGATCTGTATGAGAGACTGAGAGTGCCCGCGCATGGGTACTTTGTGAATGAGTCTGCGATGGCGGGAGCTCTACAACGTTTGCTACCTACTATACGTCCAGAGATTGTGGTATTGACGGGCCATGACGGTGTACTCAAGAACCGACCTAATGGCAACTTATACCATTTATCGAGCTATAAGAACTCCAGTCATTTCGTAGATGCTGTTGGGGTAGCGAGGGAATATGAGCGCAATTTTGATACCCTGACGATTGTTGCAGGGGCGTGTCAATCCCATTTCGAAGCGTTGCTACAAGCAGGAGCCAATTTTGCCAGTTCGCCAGGCAGAGTGCTTATTCATGCGCTTGATCCGGTCTACATTGCCGCGAAGGCATCGTTTACGCCCATCCGCGATACGATCCATATCAAGGATGTACTGAACAATACAATCAGTGGCACTCAGGGTGTGGGCGGTATTGAAACACGCGGCAGCTATCGCATTGGCCTGCCCAAACCTATGGATTTAGCGACATTGAAGGTAGTGCCTTCTATGTAG